From Syntrophorhabdaceae bacterium:
CCCGGAGGAGCTCAAAGAAATGTTGCCTGTGGTCCTCAACTCCCGGATAGACCTGTTCAATTAAGCATTTTCCAGGGGAACCCGCCCAAATGCCGGTCCAGGAATGGTTTGCCCAGCAAAGACAGAAGGGGAATTCAGGCTCTCCGGATGCAAGAACTTCATTGAAGGGTCTTTCGAGAAGTCGTTTGCCGCCGAACCAGTAGTGATAATAGCAAAATGCTTCGATCCCATACCGGCCGGCCATTTCCGCCTGGGCGATTCGCGTCTCATTGAGTCTCAGGTCATAAAAGCCCAGGTCTGCGGGCACATGGGGTTGATAGTGACCCCTGAAAAGCGGTTTTGCCTTTGCCGTATTTGTCCATTCCGTAAAACCTTTACCCCACCACTCGTCATTCTCGGGGGTTGGATGAAATTGGGGCAGATAGAACGCAATAACTCTGGCCGCGGCAACCTTTGAAACCATTCTTTACCCCCTCGGCGACAAGGGAATCGCGGCCTGCCCCCTCTCCCACTCCCATGCCGTTTTGATGATGAAACTGAGATCATCATGGCGTGGGCTCCATCCCGTGGCATCTCTGAGGCGCGTGCTGTCGGCGATGAGGGCCGGCGGGTCTCCCGGCCTCCTCGAAGCGTACTCGACCGGAAAATCGACTCCCGTAACCTTCTTGGCAATGTCTACGACTTCCCGGACGGAAAACCCATGACCGTAGCCGCAATTCATGATCGTAGTTTCTCCGGTGTCAAGGAGATAATACAGCGAATTAAGGTGGGCAGTTGCAAGATCATCCACATGGATATAATCGCGCACGCAGGTGCCGTCGAAGGTAGGATAATCCGTGCCGAAGACCTTCATCTTCTTATACTCCCCCTTGGCTGTTTTCAGTGCACGGGTGATGAGGTGGGTCGCCTCTTTGTACGACTGGCCGATCTGGCCGTCCGGGTCTGCCCCTGCCACGTTAAAGTACCGCAACGCCACGTACCTGAAGTCGGTAGCCGAGGCAAGGTCCATAAGTACTCTCTCGATCATGACTTTTGACGCTCCATAGGGATTGATAGGATTCAGGGGCGTCGTCTCATCGACAGGCGTCCTCTCCGGTATTCCGTACACCGCTGCCGTTGACGAATAGAGAAAGTTTCTCACCCCTTGGTCCATAAGGGCCTGCAGAAGGTTGATGGTATTTGTCACATTGTTGCGGTAGTATTGGAGCGGGTCCCTCAT
This genomic window contains:
- the galE gene encoding UDP-glucose 4-epimerase GalE, which codes for MKIFVTGGAGYIGSHIVKRLGQEGHELMIFDNLSTGHEWAVLYGDLVRGDLGNVAEIRTALEVFQPDAVIHFAASIQVEESMRDPLQYYRNNVTNTINLLQALMDQGVRNFLYSSTAAVYGIPERTPVDETTPLNPINPYGASKVMIERVLMDLASATDFRYVALRYFNVAGADPDGQIGQSYKEATHLITRALKTAKGEYKKMKVFGTDYPTFDGTCVRDYIHVDDLATAHLNSLYYLLDTGETTIMNCGYGHGFSVREVVDIAKKVTGVDFPVEYASRRPGDPPALIADSTRLRDATGWSPRHDDLSFIIKTAWEWERGQAAIPLSPRG